Proteins encoded together in one Desulfosporosinus meridiei DSM 13257 window:
- a CDS encoding YgeY family selenium metabolism-linked hydrolase has product MEFAKVLELAKKYEPEMSRFLRDLIAIPGESCDEKGTVLRIKEEMEKVGFDKVEIDPQGNVLGYIGHGKHLIAMDAHIDTVGVGNLENWQYDPYQGFEDDEIIIGRGASDQIGGMASMVYAGKIIKDLGLEDDYTMVVVGSVQEEDCDGLCWQYIINEDKVVPEFVVITEPTDGKIYRGHRGRMEIKVMTKGVSCHGSAPERGDNAIYKMAPILQELRSLHENLMDHPFLGKGSLTVSEIFHTSPSRCAVADSCWISVDRRLTAGETWEYAVQQIKNLPSVKAANAEVTMYQYDRPSYTDLVYPTECYFPTWLIEEGHPVTSTLTDAYKGLFGKDPVVDKWTFSTNGVSIMGRYGIPCIGFGPGHEDQAHAPNERTWKKELVDCAAMYAAIPSIYIKEYADKMPKDTENLVGIKK; this is encoded by the coding sequence ATGGAATTTGCAAAAGTTCTTGAATTGGCCAAAAAATATGAGCCAGAAATGAGCCGGTTTTTAAGAGATCTTATCGCTATCCCAGGAGAAAGCTGTGATGAGAAGGGAACAGTACTTCGCATCAAGGAAGAAATGGAAAAGGTCGGCTTTGATAAAGTTGAGATTGATCCTCAGGGTAACGTTCTTGGTTATATTGGTCATGGCAAACATTTAATTGCTATGGATGCACATATTGATACCGTTGGTGTAGGGAACCTGGAAAACTGGCAATATGATCCTTATCAAGGGTTTGAAGATGATGAGATCATTATCGGACGAGGCGCATCAGACCAAATCGGTGGTATGGCATCAATGGTTTATGCCGGTAAGATTATTAAAGATCTTGGTTTAGAAGATGATTATACCATGGTTGTTGTTGGTTCCGTACAGGAAGAAGACTGTGACGGTTTGTGCTGGCAGTACATTATCAATGAAGACAAGGTTGTACCTGAATTTGTTGTAATTACCGAACCAACTGATGGCAAGATCTATCGCGGACATCGTGGACGTATGGAAATTAAGGTAATGACTAAAGGTGTTAGTTGTCATGGTTCAGCTCCAGAGCGTGGCGACAATGCAATTTATAAAATGGCTCCAATTCTCCAAGAATTACGCAGCTTACATGAAAACCTCATGGATCACCCCTTCCTTGGTAAAGGCAGCTTAACGGTTTCGGAGATCTTCCATACTTCTCCTTCACGTTGTGCGGTTGCCGATAGCTGCTGGATTTCCGTTGACCGTCGCTTAACCGCGGGAGAGACTTGGGAATATGCAGTTCAACAAATCAAGAACCTTCCTTCAGTCAAGGCTGCCAATGCAGAAGTAACCATGTACCAGTATGACAGACCTTCTTATACCGACCTGGTTTACCCAACAGAATGCTATTTCCCAACCTGGCTCATTGAAGAAGGACATCCAGTTACCAGTACTCTTACAGATGCTTACAAAGGATTATTCGGTAAGGATCCAGTTGTCGATAAATGGACCTTCTCCACCAATGGTGTTTCGATCATGGGACGTTATGGAATTCCTTGCATTGGTTTTGGACCGGGACACGAAGACCAAGCCCATGCTCCAAATGAGCGAACCTGGAAAAAGGAACTTGTTGATTGTGCAGCTATGTATGCAGCTATTCCGAGCATTTATATTAAGGAATATGCTGACAAGATGCCTAAGGATACTGAGAACCTTGTGGGGATTAAGAAGTAG